Genomic DNA from Lactuca sativa cultivar Salinas chromosome 8, Lsat_Salinas_v11, whole genome shotgun sequence:
acgcagggtaaattctggaatcatttctctaatgaaagccagaaagtgtttgaccaagggatgtacatcatatttagcattcgtgattgatgctaagaaaggaaaagaaggtgatgcagagtattccagtggtgtgtgattatccgaaggtatttcccgaagatcttcctggattaccacctgatcgacaagtggaattccgtattaacttgttaccaggaaccacgccaattgcaaaagcaccttaccgattagcaccgacggagatgaagcagctaatgatgcaacttcaggagttattggacaaaggtttcattagacctagttcatcaccctggggagctccggtgttattcgtgaagaagaaagatagaagtatgagaatgtgcatcgattacagagagctgaatatggcaacaataaataatagagacccgttgccaaggattgatgacctgtttgatcaattgcaaggttcgagatATTTCTCGAAgttcgatcttaggtcaggatatcatcagctgaaagtaaaagagcaagatatagagaagtctgcattcagaacacgatatgcacactatgagttcttggttatgtcgtttggactaaccaatgctccaatagcattcatggatttaatgaatagggtttgtaatccgttccttgataaatctgtgatagtattcatagacgacattctgatttactcgaaaagccaagaggaacatggcagacacttgcgagaagtgttagaagtcttgaagaaggagaagttgtatgcgaagttctccgaatgtgatttttggactcgagaagtccaattcttgggtcagatggtcaaccaggaagggataatggtcgaTCCATTAAAGattgaggctgtaatgaagtgggaacacccaaaaagtcccacagagatccgaagctttttaggattagccggatattaccgaaggtttatctaaggcttttcttcgatcgctagtcaattaacagctttgacccacaaaggagctacttatgcttggagtgataagcataaaaaagcattcgagaagctaaagaagacgctatgtgaggcaccaattctatctctacccgatggagttgaagacttcgctgtttatagcgatgcgtctagggttggattgggttgtgttttgacccaaagagataaggtgatcgcatatgcgtcccgacaactgaaggagcatgaaaagaattacccaactcatgatttggagttggcagcggtagttttcactctaaaaatatggaggcattacctctatggcacgaagtgcaaacttttcactgatcataagagtctccaatatctctttaatcagaaagagttaaatatgaggcaacgacgctggctagagttactcaaggactacgattgtgagatactttaccaccccagtaaagctaatgttgttgctgatgctctcagtcggaaagtcaatcttgaaggaaaaaaggccaagagcgttgagaatagaagttgtctcgacaattgtggaaagtataaagaaagctcaagaggaagcttctgagaagaatgaccgaaaggaggaacgtttgggcaaaacgttggtgtttgatacaaacggtcatggattgaaggtgttccaaggtcggatttgggtacctaagtccggaaggataagagatcttttgatggaagaagatcacaaaaccatgtactcgattcatcctggtagcactaaaatgtatagggacctgaaaccctactactggtggccgacgatgaaactTGATGTTgtaaagtatgtggccgagtgtgtgacttgtgcaagagtcaagacacaacatcagaaaccatatgggagtttagaacctttacatgtgcctatgggtaaatgggaagacattgcgatggattttgtcactaaactacccagaacgaaaattggtcacgacatgatttgggtggtcgttgatcggttcactaagagtgcgcatttcatagcagccaaggagaaatggtctatggataagcttgcgaattattatgtgaaggaaattgtgaggcttcacggtgtcccgttaacgattgtgtcagatcgtgacagccgttttacctcaaggttttggaaaagtctacaagaggagatgagtaccaagttgtgtttaagtacagcttaccatccacagactgatggtcagagtgaaagacgatacaaacacttgaagatatgctgagagcatgtaccctagaattcctaggtaactgggatgaacacttacctttagtagaattttcctacaacgatagtttccactcgagcataaagatggcaccttatcaagctttgtacggacagaagtgtcgtacgccgtcttgttggcttgaggctggaaaaaagcagtttatgggacccgagatggtccatcagactgctgagaagttgaaagtgatcagggaaagaatgttagcagctcaagatcgtcaaaagagctatgctgacaagaagcgaagaccgatgacttttgaagttggggattcggtgttacttaaagtctcaccgtggaagggacttataagatttggaaaaaggcgaaagttgagtccaaggtttattggaccgtttaaagttcttaataggattgggaaccaagcttacaagctagaactaccagaagaactgattggtattcataacactttccatgtgtgttatttgaggaagttcacgagagaagttcctgatataattccaatttctgaattgagaattgctGAAAACAAGagattaattgaagaaccagagacaATTGTTgatcgaaagactaagaagcttcgacgcaagatggtcgaattagtgcttgtccgttggaaacattcgaatggtccaaatctcacttgggaaacggagagtgacatgttgagtcgctatccgcatttgtttgtcgatgtgtgattccggggacgaaatcatcctaagggggagagaattataacgcccgcgtttccaggctagacattttcgttgatgtaatagtctaggttaacccttgtaactctttttgaagtattaatgatgaaatatttgagtattatgtgaatgatgtgtttattttcttaattattataatttaatgaattaagaataaaataagcgtcaaaattaaagtatgagataagcccgatatcatTACATAAACAGGTAgtggtcgaaacgaggtttccgaatatataaagaatgccgaaatccgagttataacgaagaagttatgacctgtcgaagtttcgcgacagaaccggcaacgctgaatgacgtaaaaagtgaaatttacgttagtgcaatatttagccttagtgatctaaacgaaagtcgtagagttctttaaaccgagagcgtgcataaaaagaacgcccaaatctgacttcgtatgaggaagttacgatttttcgaagttttgacttagcaaTATGTAGCCcgaatactcaatttgagatcgagcagtttttagtcgaaacaatctaaacgggaatcgaagatctcgttgttagtagcgaaacgatgaaaagttaggtgagaacggacgtcggacgaagaagttatgaatttataacggagttttcctgtccgggcctactaaaaattaaataataaaaataaagtcaaaatttgccgacggagtctaaacgaaagttgtagagcgtagtctcacttacgcgtggatataaagaacgttgaaaacggagctcgtatgcgaaagttacgcaatttagaagtttgacgagtcaaattacgccgagcgtaatttgagtacgcccagcgtactcagaagggtgcaagttgcctgaccaatacttgagtgccaccaattgacgcatgcagtgacgtcaaagtacgcccagcgtaaattgaaattacgcccaacgtaatcccaaACCCACCAGCTTATAAATAGAAACTGAGATcaaccattttctcttgttcaaactctttcttctctctatttTTTGCttcgatttgcatgccaatcatatcccgaagccccggtatcattctcgagcccTGAAACAAGATCCGAAggcccgaggatcccgaagagcattattcccgagccgaagctctgcccgcaaggagtctgatttttgtgaaaatcttccagatctatcgtaGTATACTACTTATGCAAGTtgtagtgctatccgatcatcttctgatcaagtgagtgtgtagttacttgcTTCCATCACATtattacgaagtattttatataaaatacgtgctatgtgtatatattttgttgttatatgtgtaaatgtatatccattctcttctatctcatacatctgatttattctctatgaaatacgtgttatgtgtgtgtgcctcatctgttatgtggaatatgtactgattaaagcatgctatacaggttttaaactatgtataaaaatgtatatttttatctactaatatgttgagtagaacatgggtagatagttggtgtgtaacaaacagatgagaggcctagatgttgttttgatttagtcatctagcggagtttagatgatgaccacggacttttctagacagtcttgtggaacactggcaggctcgccacctgtaggtattaatgaacttgggtgttcattcgctgtactccatccccccatggttgccttatttgacatatattgccgggaaacccccgaaagcatgtgttgtcgccccgatgaaatattcttagactaggtcccttgtgtcagttattttagggacataaagtgagaataacgggaatgggtaattgggttattgttggttggtgaaattaaatataattatttattgtgagttgaaaaccctatatgctcaccaggctcccaagcctgacccactcagtttctttgtattataggaagtggcgcgagggcataagatggataatcatcaagttgttttgtttacaagtctgtatatatatatatatatatatatatatatatatatatatatatatatatatatatatatatttgttgaatgagttgtaatgttatcgtttatgctttatggtctgtatcggaacatgacatcccgggttttgattatgaaatgaaattatatttcatcatgttttgtttttgggaacaaattccgcatctcttttaaaatcaaagggatttactctgaaaatgtttaaaaaacataaatgaaaccggtcttttctaaccgagattttggggatgtcacagccgtACCATAGGCCAACAATAGCTTGGACCAACTCAGCCCTGACCAGCACCACAAGAAAATGAATCTTGTTGGTGTCATAGTTTTAAAACATGgactaaaattaaaaatttcaTGTGACTACATTGTAAATTTATGAATATCTTTTTAAATATTACCATATAGATGAAAGTAGGATTGTCTCAATACTATACTTAGAAATTCTCATTCATCTTGAATTGTTTATTTTTGCATATTAATTTGAACTCGTTGACAACATGCTATGCATTTACACctcaacaaactatttataggccATAAACAACAAATGTTACAAAATGAATAAATCCGAACATTTATGGGCTTTTTGggttttatattaaaacttttaaGAAAAACTAAAACTTTGATATATTACGAAAGAAAACATTACattatcaaaaatccaaaatgaccaaaaacacTATTTTTTGTGTAGAAGAGTTAAGTGGAGagaaaaaaaaatcagtttaAATTTTAGATAAAGTCGCCGGTAAAACCCCTTATCGTCGGTAATAGTGTTCTCGTTAAAAAGTATATTTCTTATAGTGACATAATAAGGCATGTGAAAATCATTTAAAGTATAGCATAATAGTAGTAATGTTGGTAGCCATTCAACTGTCtcaataaataataaacatatTTATAAAAGTTGTTTTCTAAGATTTATAAATGTTTACTCTTttcaaatatttattttaattccttttaaataaaattatatatatatatatatatatatatatatatatatatatatatatatatatatatatatatatatatatatatatatatatatatatatatatatatatatatatatatatatatatatatatatatatatatataaagaaagacttatggtgaaaggaaaatgtGGTGGGTCACATAATCTAATTGGTTGCATGCACCGTCACCAACCTCCAAAAATAACTCACACAATCCATCACCAAACTCAAACACTTTTCATTCATAGCTTACACCTGTCAACTAAGCAATAAAATTCAATTTCAAATCGTATAAACACTCCTTTAAAATCCCTATATATACTTACAACCCATCAAAACAATTACCAATTCAGTTCACTATTCTCTCATGAAAATGGTATGTTCTCTTCCATTACTCATCAATTTCTTCCATATTAGTGATTAGTTTTATCTACAATATATAGCGTAATGTTTAATCTGTTTATTGCAGAAAAAGATAGCGCTAATCGGACCATGGGGAGGATCGGATGGAGAAAACTGGTCATTCAAAGCTGAGGGAAAGATCACAAAGATATTTATCAACCATGGAGAAGTTATTGATTCCATTGGATTCGTAAGCCTAGATGATGATGGTAATCACCTCCATTCACAAAGGTTTGGTGGTTATGGTGGTGATTATACCGAGGTAGATTgagtactatatatatatatatatatatatatatatatatatatatattttaaatcaagttggaatattaaaaatattaaaaaaattacaaaacggGGTGTGTATCTAATAATGGGGTTAATGAATAACAACATCTTTTTGAATAGATGAATATAATCGATTCATATTTATGACATGAAGGTTCACATCGACAATGATGTTGAGGAGCTGAATGAGATTAGTGGAACTGTTGGATGGTTTGATGGGAAGATTGTTGTGACATCGCTATCTTTTGCAACTGATGTAAACAAGTTTGGACCATTTGGTAGGGAAAATGGGACTCATTTTTCGCTACCAATTTCAAAAGCTAGCTTTGCTGGATTCTATGGGCGTTCTAGCGACTACCTCCATGCCATCGGTGTCTATCTCCGCCCCACATAATTGGTTTGAACCGCCCAAGTCAACAAGCTTCGAGTAGCTAATTAAATAAGCAGCCTATAGGTGCACTTTTGTTTCATGTGTGAAAGTATTGTTACTTTTGAAGCTTCTTATCAACTATTAAGTTATTAATCCAACAGATATTTTATTATGGAAAAACCTTAAAGGAATTACGGACACtatattaaacatatatatatatatatatatatatatatatatatatatatatatatatatatatatatatatatatatatatatatatatatatatatatatatatatatatatatatactcctccGTGACTTACTAATATCCAGTGATATCGGCGTCATCTACCAATTCATCGACGAATTAATATAACAAGTTTAGTGTCAATCACACTTAAAAACCTCAAGCAAAACTTTATTAAATTGAAAGCTTACTACAATCACTCTCATTCTCTTAAAAACTAATCTAGAACCATAAAGAAGAGAACAAAAATGTTTGAAGATCTTGACATACAAATACGATGATAACTAAGATGTATtaacttattataattattttagtattacaatatatatatatatatatatatatatatatatatatatatatatatatatatatatatatatatatatatatatatatatatatatatatatatatatatatatatatatatatatatatcgaataaaagaatagttttattctccttttgacatgtgtcatcttattagcccccttaattaatgcatattttattttttcttttgtcatgtgtcaccatattatatttattaattaatgcaTGTCATTTGTGAACCTTTTGAttttccatttcaaatttcaatatttaaatttctcattctaattacattaaattaataacattagaataaaaattaaaataaatttaatacaaataataaagtgatataatatcacatatttatttaaatcaatgattaaaattatataactaaaaaaaatcttttaattaataatttatttaaaataatttattaataatttcatttttattttaaaagtttaattaattctataaccgtggttcccacggattataaactaatatatatatatatatatatatatatatatatatatatatatatatatatatatatatatatatactatgctATCAATAGCGCGCTATAACGACGCTATAGCGTTTTGCGGTGTTATTGAAACGCTATTTTGAAATAGCGTTTACAAATAGCGGTGGCGCTATTAGCGGCGCTATTGACCGCTATTTACCGCGAAACTCATCAGCGTTATAGCGACGATGCACTCGCTTTTACAATTTCGTACATATTGGGCTactttgacaaagaaaaaaaacgcttatgtgttattttaatattaaatctttattttttttaactagtcCACTACACTTTTTTTCTTAATAagtccaaataataaatataattaattacaaACTACAAAATCAACAAATGACAACTTCCATTTCTCGTTTGTTTCAGTACTTAGAAACCACGAACGACTTGAGCTGTAATgatattttgacactttttagtttccatataactatattagaatattatatatagattatgttatgtttttatataattttttatgatattaattctatatagtattaataatctaatatataaattttgtataaatatataatataaattatacataatattaaAAAACCGCTATACCACTGCTATACCACCGCGATAACCGCGATTTCAAATAGCGGCATGTGACTGCTATTGAAATTTGGACCGCGATAACtgcttagtatatatatatatatatatatatatatatatatatatatatatatatatatatatatatatatatatatatatatatatatatataaagaaagagagagagagaataatttCAAACTTCTGCCACATATTCAACTTTAATGGAATCATTGATACCGATAAAAACGATTAAAATAATCCTTCATTTTGTTCaaattttgaataattaaattagcaaaatttagaaaatcctatatattGATATAAAAGAATTTTCTAGCACAATGTtcaaaaaaaactcaaaatatattttataggcccaaatttgattaaaatccaaATTATGACATTTTCTTGAGGTGTTATATACGTTCCCATTTGAAAATTCAACAGATAGccgtttttttttatatatgtggTCAATTAAAACAGTGGACGCATAGCTTTTTGCCACAAGTGGCAAAATAGTAAAGGATATATACAAcaaggggtgcaaacgagccgagtcgAGCCCGAGTATAGTCAGActtggctcgggctcgtttaacttatacgaggctcgagctcgagctcgacttGATTCGAACTTCTCGTactaagctcggctcgagctcgtaaataattatacaagctGGACTCGGGCTCGGGTTCGGCTTGTTTTTTGTCTGACGTGCCTAAATACGCTTAAATTTGGCTCGaactcgtttactaatacccaaAATCCTAATCCctaatatatgtttttattttaatatagaataataataataaattatactaTATAAATGCTCgcttaggctcgcgagcctaatcgagtttagtgacataggctcgagctcgagctcgattaATAAATGAGTTTATTATTAAGCTCGAGtccggctcgggctcgtttaaaataag
This window encodes:
- the LOC128127569 gene encoding mannose/glucose-specific lectin-like — translated: MKMKKIALIGPWGGSDGENWSFKAEGKITKIFINHGEVIDSIGFVSLDDDGNHLHSQRFGGYGGDYTEVHIDNDVEELNEISGTVGWFDGKIVVTSLSFATDVNKFGPFGRENGTHFSLPISKASFAGFYGRSSDYLHAIGVYLRPT